In the Paenibacillus sp. FSL H7-0357 genome, one interval contains:
- a CDS encoding extracellular solute-binding protein: MRSKKMLSITIAAVLSLSMLVSGCGGNGNNNTGANTPNNGEGKGQSNSADSPKETVELKAYFPGDKPSGFEDVLKAVNEKLKADNVGASLNINFLPWSDYGNSVSVKMSAGEEFDMYLDAPWLSMSQMIASGSIIPLDDMVASRKELKESIPDQMWDANKFGGKIMGIPLGTVQGTLYGFVIRKDLREKYGMPELKTVADVEKFLYTVKEKETTIKPFVIDGRKADKLPALFNDTLNTGKVSYIETLVPMFYYSLENKKVVGAWDAKTLDQSFERATKYYEDGILSKNIAQEQNAQTLFNQGKYAATYYAADGVEGLKYLDALKIDGAELEVVVPHDETSKPYSNYQQWNFLTIPKASKHAELVMDVANWLSVKENHDLLEYGVEGKDWESVGDSSYKQLSAYVFPGFVLTWRPTLERTPDNMLAGDKEWVEKAGAADFFNLSPITGFSFDAEQVKTEYAKTTPFFDSVFLPLSQGVLPADKGKEMLKDKILGVGGQKVIDEIQKQIDAVVAK; the protein is encoded by the coding sequence ATGAGATCAAAGAAAATGCTCAGCATCACAATAGCTGCGGTACTGTCACTATCCATGCTTGTATCCGGCTGCGGGGGAAACGGAAACAATAATACCGGAGCAAACACTCCGAATAACGGAGAGGGCAAGGGTCAGAGCAATTCAGCGGACAGCCCGAAGGAGACAGTGGAATTAAAAGCATATTTCCCGGGTGATAAGCCTTCTGGCTTCGAGGATGTGCTCAAGGCAGTCAATGAAAAGCTGAAAGCGGACAACGTAGGCGCTTCGTTAAATATCAATTTTCTCCCTTGGTCCGATTATGGTAATTCGGTCTCGGTTAAAATGTCGGCAGGCGAGGAATTTGACATGTATCTGGATGCGCCGTGGTTATCGATGTCACAGATGATTGCCAGCGGCTCGATTATTCCGCTGGATGATATGGTAGCTTCGCGTAAGGAATTGAAGGAGTCCATTCCCGATCAAATGTGGGATGCCAACAAATTTGGCGGGAAGATCATGGGTATTCCACTCGGGACTGTGCAGGGAACCTTGTACGGCTTCGTTATCCGCAAGGATCTGCGTGAGAAATACGGGATGCCCGAGCTGAAGACAGTAGCTGATGTGGAGAAATTCCTGTATACCGTCAAAGAAAAGGAAACTACGATTAAGCCGTTTGTAATCGACGGCCGCAAAGCAGACAAGCTTCCGGCATTATTTAATGACACCTTAAATACTGGGAAAGTAAGCTATATTGAGACCTTAGTGCCTATGTTCTATTATTCACTTGAAAATAAGAAGGTTGTAGGAGCGTGGGATGCCAAGACGCTGGACCAATCCTTTGAACGGGCGACTAAGTATTATGAGGATGGCATCCTATCCAAGAATATTGCCCAGGAGCAGAATGCCCAGACCTTATTCAACCAGGGTAAATATGCGGCAACCTATTATGCGGCTGATGGCGTAGAAGGTCTGAAGTATCTGGACGCGCTCAAGATTGATGGAGCCGAGCTTGAAGTGGTGGTTCCCCACGACGAGACCTCCAAGCCGTATTCCAATTACCAGCAGTGGAACTTCCTCACGATCCCCAAAGCTTCGAAGCATGCCGAGCTGGTCATGGATGTAGCCAATTGGCTGTCGGTTAAAGAAAATCACGATCTGCTGGAGTATGGTGTTGAAGGAAAAGACTGGGAATCCGTGGGCGATTCAAGTTACAAGCAGCTTTCTGCGTATGTATTCCCCGGGTTTGTGCTCACCTGGCGTCCAACACTGGAGCGTACTCCGGACAACATGCTGGCCGGTGACAAGGAATGGGTTGAAAAGGCCGGCGCAGCTGATTTCTTCAACTTAAGCCCCATCACCGGATTCAGCTTTGACGCCGAACAGGTGAAGACCGAATATGCCAAGACCACGCCATTCTTCGATTCTGTGTTCCTGCCGCTGTCCCAAGGTGTACTGCCGGCAGATAAAGGCAAAGAAATGCTGAAGGACAAGATTCTCGGTGTCGGTGGTCAAAAGGTAATTGACGAGATTCAGAAGCAGATCGATGCGGTAGTAGCCAAATAG
- a CDS encoding glycoside hydrolase family 130 protein, whose amino-acid sequence MTVIRSEHNPIVRTTDVKPSRPDFKVLGAFNAGVAVYGEETILLLRVAEAPVSSAEGEVPVPKLNDVTGEITVERLSSNDERYDLSDTRFVAEKGQMVMLTSMSHLRVARSKDGIHFTVEDQPAIFPQTALEAWGVEDPRITQIGDKYYITYSAASSRGVGVGLAETYDFVTYKRHGIILAPENKDVMLFPERIGGKYYALTRPVPHSFGAPEMWIAESPDLLHWGNHRFLMGLRKASWDGGRMGGGAVPLRTERGWLTLYHGADTKHRYCMGAVLLDLEDPGKVLARSTRPFMEPEADYEVNGFFGGVVFSCGALLIGDTVRMYYGAADEVMAVADIPLNDIFDTLSYEEIN is encoded by the coding sequence ATGACAGTAATACGTTCAGAACATAATCCTATCGTCAGGACGACCGATGTGAAGCCTTCACGGCCGGACTTCAAAGTGCTTGGAGCCTTCAATGCTGGAGTTGCTGTTTATGGAGAAGAAACCATTCTGCTGCTCCGTGTGGCCGAAGCACCGGTCAGCAGCGCCGAAGGAGAGGTGCCGGTCCCGAAGCTGAATGATGTTACAGGAGAGATTACGGTAGAACGTTTGTCATCAAACGATGAACGGTATGATCTTAGTGATACCCGCTTTGTTGCGGAGAAGGGTCAAATGGTGATGCTGACCTCCATGTCCCATCTTCGCGTGGCACGCAGCAAGGATGGCATCCATTTCACCGTGGAGGATCAGCCGGCGATCTTCCCGCAGACGGCGCTTGAAGCCTGGGGAGTGGAAGACCCGCGCATCACGCAGATCGGAGATAAGTATTACATCACATACAGTGCGGCTTCTTCCCGCGGGGTAGGCGTAGGCTTGGCTGAGACATACGACTTTGTAACCTACAAGCGCCACGGAATAATCCTGGCTCCGGAGAACAAGGACGTGATGCTGTTTCCTGAGAGGATTGGCGGCAAATACTATGCCTTAACCCGTCCGGTACCGCATTCCTTCGGTGCGCCGGAAATGTGGATCGCAGAATCGCCGGACCTGCTGCATTGGGGCAATCACCGTTTCCTGATGGGACTCCGCAAGGCGTCCTGGGACGGTGGCAGAATGGGCGGCGGAGCCGTACCGCTCAGGACTGAGCGGGGCTGGCTGACACTGTACCACGGTGCCGATACCAAACACCGGTATTGTATGGGAGCCGTACTGCTGGATCTCGAAGATCCGGGCAAAGTCCTGGCACGTTCGACCCGGCCGTTCATGGAGCCGGAGGCGGATTATGAAGTGAACGGTTTCTTCGGCGGCGTGGTCTTCTCATGCGGCGCCCTGTTAATCGGGGATACCGTCCGGATGTATTATGGGGCTGCTGACGAAGTCATGGCAGTTGCCGATATTCCGCTGAATGATATTTTTGATACATTATCTTATGAGGAAATTAATTAG
- a CDS encoding TetR/AcrR family transcriptional regulator, which translates to MPKVPEGYEQRKRESILDAAEVLCESKPAYEITMRDIIRQTKLSPGSVYRHFSDIDDVLISLMNRIDGKFKIWEQIEPVFSRDESVPKVLFAVFAQLGAYLRDSLAGGGKISFELNTKMVTDLEFFRKIQERSTEVNDYALLMQRSMEYLAQKVDDATLKPLIPLEDVFSFAVVSMDGIVRDLILTRCYKLPAEAPGLSLDEMKLTNTLARSLLLMLGVDPKELNMNEGVLT; encoded by the coding sequence ATGCCGAAGGTTCCGGAAGGTTATGAGCAGCGCAAACGCGAGTCAATTCTGGATGCTGCTGAGGTACTGTGTGAGAGCAAGCCTGCTTACGAGATAACAATGAGAGATATCATCCGGCAAACCAAGCTTAGTCCAGGCAGCGTGTACCGCCATTTCTCAGATATTGATGATGTGTTGATCAGTTTGATGAACCGGATCGACGGGAAGTTCAAGATTTGGGAACAGATTGAACCGGTCTTTTCCAGAGATGAAAGTGTGCCCAAGGTCCTCTTCGCGGTATTTGCCCAATTGGGAGCGTATTTGCGTGATTCTTTAGCAGGTGGCGGGAAAATCTCATTCGAGCTGAACACCAAGATGGTAACTGATCTGGAGTTTTTCCGGAAAATACAGGAGAGGTCTACAGAAGTTAACGACTACGCCTTGCTCATGCAGCGTTCGATGGAATATTTGGCTCAGAAGGTGGACGATGCTACGCTGAAGCCGCTGATTCCACTGGAGGATGTCTTTTCGTTTGCGGTAGTGTCCATGGATGGTATCGTGCGGGATTTGATCCTCACCCGTTGCTACAAGCTGCCCGCCGAAGCACCGGGATTATCACTGGACGAAATGAAGCTGACAAACACCTTGGCCCGCAGCCTGCTGTTGATGCTGGGAGTCGATCCGAAGGAATTAAATATGAATGAAGGAGTCTTGACATGA
- a CDS encoding ABC transporter ATP-binding protein — protein sequence MTTLISLTNVVRSYQVGAMTVNAVDGLDFTIEVGEFVVILGPSGSGKSTLLNLLGGMDKASSGQIVIDQNNIADYTTAQLGEYRRKDVGFVFQFYNLIPNLTARENVDVAKKLSDNSLNAAAILKAVGLEERMDHFPGELSGGEQQRVSIARAICKNPKLLLCDEPTGALDSTTGELILSTLWDMSKANGQTVIVVTHNAAIAKAANKVIHLKDGKVMKVQINETPVPMSEVAW from the coding sequence ATGACAACGTTAATCAGTCTAACAAATGTGGTCCGCAGCTATCAGGTGGGGGCAATGACGGTCAATGCGGTGGATGGCCTGGATTTTACGATTGAGGTAGGGGAGTTCGTGGTTATCCTGGGGCCCTCCGGCTCCGGCAAAAGCACGCTGCTCAATCTGCTCGGGGGTATGGATAAAGCCAGCTCGGGACAGATTGTCATTGATCAAAACAATATCGCTGATTACACTACTGCACAGCTCGGGGAATACCGCCGCAAAGATGTGGGATTTGTTTTCCAGTTCTATAATCTAATTCCCAATTTGACTGCCAGGGAGAATGTGGACGTAGCTAAGAAGCTAAGCGACAATTCCCTTAATGCGGCGGCCATTCTGAAGGCGGTTGGCCTCGAGGAGCGAATGGACCATTTTCCGGGAGAGTTGTCCGGCGGAGAACAGCAGCGGGTGTCGATTGCCAGAGCTATCTGCAAAAATCCGAAGCTGCTGCTCTGTGACGAGCCGACAGGTGCACTAGACAGTACAACCGGGGAGCTGATTCTCTCAACGCTCTGGGACATGAGCAAGGCTAACGGCCAGACGGTAATTGTGGTCACCCACAATGCGGCAATAGCCAAAGCTGCCAATAAGGTGATTCATTTGAAGGATGGTAAAGTGATGAAGGTGCAGATCAATGAAACACCGGTGCCGATGAGCGAGGTGGCCTGGTGA
- a CDS encoding ABC transporter permease — translation MILLKKMFRDIWSEKAQFLTIIIIVACGVFAYAGITTVGSRLQESVSDFYSKTHLNDLWINGAEISEEDVAAISQLDGVEEAQGRTVHKVHSGNSQLDLFILGDNKLSRPYLMEGQAFSPDQNGIWLDREYALANRLKVGDKIELDGVGSQSESAELVINGLVLSPEKVTDTSAETPSIRHDMYGYGFIGRASAAAAFGEEPMNQIILTVLPEAELEEVNALVEQVLGDKYISVVNQAGYNSTISVEEQIIQFNTIAYIAPLFFFLLAILVVVSTMTRLIAKQRIQIGTLMSLGFSSRQIQNHYLSYGLWMGLVGGGAGLILGCFGLPAIFMRTLTQSFILPEWSQKIPLHTVYAVIVICLCCTLGVLLAAGSKLKELPAFVLKGQPKKRPAKTVMENFKNSWERISFENKWIIRNMNASRIRGIMGIIGSFACTFLILFGLSNINTSNRSVGLSYENQYLYTYKAELNRVVAPNTEMISGNDYQYIQEGELELRSGEVRRNQPVKIADTGDYINLDMDNREPMKLPASGIVLSERTAKVLGINIGGTVEWRFGGGKWSSAIVADTVVIPTANEIFISRTAWESMGETFQPTSILAGAGADLQQLRNSPAITQVLAKADMKAATFKLNEGVFGTAIVLTLSAILLGTTVIYSLGLISLTEMGREFATLKVLGFRHKEIKRLLFSENMLITVTGIILALPLGTYVIKATVRMSNSERMELFPEIKPYSYMIAIVVTLLCSYLVSMVINSKIEKIDMVTSLKSVE, via the coding sequence ATGATATTGCTCAAAAAAATGTTTCGGGACATCTGGTCTGAGAAAGCGCAGTTCCTAACCATCATCATCATTGTAGCCTGCGGGGTATTCGCTTACGCCGGTATAACTACAGTTGGCAGCCGCCTGCAGGAAAGTGTTTCAGATTTCTATTCCAAGACTCATCTTAACGACCTGTGGATTAACGGTGCGGAGATCAGTGAGGAAGATGTGGCTGCAATCTCCCAATTGGATGGAGTAGAAGAGGCCCAGGGGCGTACTGTCCATAAGGTTCATTCTGGCAACAGCCAGTTGGACCTATTCATATTGGGAGATAACAAGCTATCCCGTCCCTATCTGATGGAAGGTCAGGCCTTCAGCCCTGACCAAAACGGAATCTGGCTGGACCGGGAATATGCACTAGCTAACAGGCTTAAGGTTGGCGACAAGATAGAGCTGGACGGAGTCGGTTCACAGTCGGAGTCTGCGGAATTAGTGATTAATGGACTGGTGCTTAGTCCAGAAAAGGTAACTGACACATCGGCTGAAACACCGTCCATCCGGCACGACATGTACGGTTATGGATTTATCGGGCGAGCAAGTGCCGCTGCAGCTTTTGGAGAAGAGCCCATGAATCAGATTATTCTGACAGTCCTGCCTGAAGCGGAGCTGGAGGAAGTGAACGCACTGGTCGAACAGGTGTTGGGTGACAAGTACATATCGGTAGTGAATCAGGCGGGATATAACAGCACAATTAGTGTGGAGGAGCAAATCATTCAATTCAATACGATCGCCTATATCGCACCTCTGTTTTTTTTCCTGCTGGCCATACTGGTTGTGGTCAGTACGATGACCCGGCTGATCGCCAAGCAGAGAATACAGATTGGCACATTGATGTCACTGGGTTTTAGCAGCAGACAGATTCAGAATCACTATCTTTCCTATGGCCTGTGGATGGGGCTGGTTGGAGGGGGGGCAGGTCTAATTCTGGGGTGTTTCGGCCTTCCGGCGATCTTTATGCGAACCTTAACCCAATCGTTTATCCTGCCTGAATGGTCACAGAAGATTCCGCTACATACCGTATATGCCGTGATCGTGATCTGCTTGTGCTGCACGCTGGGCGTACTGCTCGCTGCCGGAAGCAAGCTTAAAGAACTGCCTGCCTTCGTGCTGAAGGGGCAGCCGAAGAAAAGACCGGCCAAAACGGTAATGGAGAACTTTAAAAACAGCTGGGAACGGATTTCGTTCGAGAACAAATGGATAATCCGCAACATGAACGCAAGTCGTATCCGTGGAATCATGGGTATTATCGGCTCTTTCGCTTGTACTTTTCTAATTCTGTTCGGCTTATCCAACATCAATACTTCCAACCGTTCAGTAGGACTCAGCTATGAGAACCAGTACCTCTATACTTATAAAGCGGAGCTTAACCGCGTAGTGGCTCCAAATACTGAGATGATCTCGGGCAATGACTACCAGTACATTCAGGAAGGGGAACTAGAACTTCGCAGCGGTGAGGTGCGCCGTAATCAGCCGGTCAAGATTGCTGATACGGGTGACTACATCAATCTCGACATGGACAACAGGGAACCGATGAAACTGCCTGCCAGCGGAATTGTGCTCTCTGAACGGACCGCCAAGGTTCTAGGCATCAACATAGGCGGAACGGTGGAGTGGCGTTTCGGGGGCGGAAAATGGAGCAGTGCTATCGTTGCAGATACTGTGGTTATTCCTACAGCCAATGAGATTTTTATCTCTAGAACGGCCTGGGAATCCATGGGTGAAACGTTCCAGCCAACCTCGATTCTGGCTGGTGCCGGTGCAGATCTTCAGCAGCTGAGAAATAGTCCAGCAATTACACAGGTGCTCGCCAAAGCAGATATGAAGGCAGCGACGTTCAAATTGAATGAAGGGGTATTCGGAACGGCGATTGTCCTGACCTTGTCGGCCATTCTGCTGGGAACCACAGTCATTTACAGTCTTGGTCTGATCAGCCTGACCGAAATGGGCAGGGAGTTCGCTACTTTGAAGGTGCTCGGCTTCCGGCATAAGGAAATCAAACGGCTGCTGTTCAGTGAGAATATGTTAATTACCGTTACTGGAATCATCCTTGCGCTGCCTTTGGGCACTTATGTCATCAAAGCTACGGTAAGGATGAGCAACAGCGAGAGAATGGAGCTTTTTCCTGAGATCAAGCCTTACAGCTATATGATTGCGATTGTAGTAACTTTGCTGTGCTCTTATCTAGTCAGTATGGTTATCAACAGTAAGATTGAAAAGATTGATATGGTCACCTCGCTGAAATCAGTGGAATAA
- a CDS encoding helix-turn-helix transcriptional regulator has product MLIYVILGFLCEKDMTGYEIKQKMTLSTSNFIDASFGSIYPMLKKMEKGELIKFEEVVEEGRFKKSYGITEKGKSEFIEWLKTPCTFSPFNYEYLNKLFFYKYLDDLEVVRLIADFQTTVASEYNKLTLIEEQHGHEMGGYEHATLMFGKEYYQMIMNWHDELTRKITGKKVNDYENDKEI; this is encoded by the coding sequence ATGTTGATTTACGTAATACTTGGGTTTCTCTGCGAAAAGGATATGACAGGATATGAAATCAAGCAGAAGATGACGTTAAGTACTTCCAACTTTATTGATGCCAGCTTCGGAAGCATATATCCTATGCTGAAAAAAATGGAAAAGGGGGAGCTTATCAAGTTTGAAGAAGTGGTAGAGGAAGGCAGATTTAAAAAATCATATGGTATCACGGAAAAAGGGAAGAGTGAATTTATAGAATGGTTAAAAACACCCTGTACGTTTTCCCCTTTTAATTATGAGTATTTGAATAAGCTTTTCTTCTATAAATATCTTGACGATCTTGAGGTTGTTCGATTGATTGCCGACTTTCAAACCACTGTCGCCAGTGAATATAACAAGCTAACCTTGATAGAAGAGCAACATGGTCATGAGATGGGGGGATATGAGCACGCGACGTTGATGTTTGGCAAAGAGTATTATCAAATGATTATGAACTGGCACGATGAACTCACAAGAAAAATTACAGGAAAGAAGGTTAATGACTATGAGAATGACAAAGAAATTTAA
- a CDS encoding sensor histidine kinase, whose product MQIWQSFKQRIGDFRFQTKIKLSFLLVSMIPVIVLGSFCFSKTRSLLVQQAKADLNATLTQSVLTVNNQLDVYNKFMNFLSFNQEIINAANNTYTSEYEMYDQLTNVIDQNFYTARYLNPGVEQITLYTGTNLPQHGNTVIPIDEIKGTSWYPNVMKSVDVLWSASEKNIYSVRRILSTKHRNPKDNILFARVNYDKLFKTFEPLQSHGSEIIILDSSGNTVYSSGANRENPDIPVTAKQHWQGESYTALSSTVPLSGWNVYLYKPTNLITKSAWWIALIVLLMIAACIAAVVVAGTLFSRRIMLPIHRLHKSMKLVGEGNLEIKVSSESKDEIGDLIRGFGNMVGKTKTLIDTVYVAEIARKEYEMKALQAQINPHFLYNSLSIINWRALRIHATDISEMAQLLSTFYRTTLNKGDNLILVSDEILNVQSYINIQLIMHSNNFKVDYQIDDSILSCLMPNLMLQPLVENAIIHGIENREDGDGIIQLSAKKEEQSIVLQITDNGVGVEEEQLVLLLKSHSKGYGLKNVNDRAVLMYGEQYGLTIHSIVGEGTQVTLKIPYGELQV is encoded by the coding sequence ATGCAGATATGGCAGTCTTTTAAACAGAGAATCGGTGACTTTCGATTTCAAACCAAAATAAAGCTTTCTTTTTTACTGGTAAGTATGATTCCTGTGATTGTTCTCGGAAGTTTTTGCTTCTCGAAAACCAGGTCACTCTTAGTGCAGCAAGCAAAAGCCGATCTAAATGCCACATTAACTCAAAGTGTCTTAACTGTAAATAATCAACTTGATGTTTATAATAAATTCATGAACTTTCTGAGCTTCAATCAAGAAATTATAAATGCCGCCAATAACACTTATACCAGTGAATATGAAATGTATGATCAGTTAACTAACGTAATCGATCAAAACTTCTATACCGCACGTTACTTAAATCCTGGAGTAGAACAAATCACGCTTTATACGGGGACTAATTTACCTCAACACGGAAACACCGTAATCCCTATTGATGAAATAAAGGGAACCTCCTGGTATCCGAATGTAATGAAATCGGTTGATGTTCTTTGGTCTGCCAGTGAAAAAAACATATACAGTGTCCGCAGAATCCTTAGCACGAAACACAGAAATCCCAAAGATAATATTCTATTTGCACGGGTTAACTATGATAAACTATTCAAAACTTTTGAGCCCCTCCAATCTCACGGCTCGGAGATTATTATATTGGACTCCAGCGGAAATACCGTCTATTCCTCGGGCGCTAACCGTGAAAATCCGGATATTCCGGTTACCGCTAAGCAACATTGGCAAGGTGAGAGCTACACCGCCTTGTCTTCTACTGTCCCGCTTTCGGGATGGAACGTATATTTATATAAGCCGACAAATCTAATCACAAAGTCCGCATGGTGGATTGCCTTGATCGTCCTGTTGATGATTGCCGCCTGCATCGCGGCAGTTGTCGTGGCAGGCACTCTCTTTTCGCGTAGAATTATGTTGCCTATTCACCGGCTGCATAAAAGCATGAAGCTTGTTGGAGAAGGGAATTTGGAAATTAAAGTCTCTAGCGAGTCTAAAGATGAAATTGGTGATCTGATCAGAGGATTTGGAAATATGGTGGGGAAAACCAAGACTCTTATTGATACTGTGTATGTGGCAGAAATCGCACGCAAGGAATATGAGATGAAAGCTCTGCAGGCGCAAATCAACCCTCATTTCCTTTACAATTCCCTCTCTATAATTAATTGGAGAGCACTGCGAATCCATGCGACGGACATTAGTGAAATGGCACAGCTTTTATCAACATTTTATCGTACTACTCTCAATAAGGGAGATAATCTTATATTGGTTTCAGATGAAATTCTTAATGTGCAGTCCTATATTAATATCCAATTGATTATGCACAGCAACAATTTCAAAGTGGACTATCAGATTGATGATTCCATTCTTTCTTGCCTTATGCCTAATCTGATGCTCCAACCTTTAGTCGAAAATGCGATCATTCATGGAATTGAAAACCGTGAAGACGGTGATGGAATAATACAGCTCTCAGCCAAGAAAGAAGAGCAAAGTATTGTTCTGCAGATCACTGACAATGGGGTTGGAGTGGAGGAAGAGCAGCTTGTACTTTTGCTTAAATCTCATTCTAAAGGGTATGGACTTAAAAATGTAAATGATCGGGCGGTTCTAATGTACGGCGAGCAGTATGGACTGACGATCCATAGTATTGTCGGGGAAGGGACTCAAGTTACACTCAAAATTCCTTATGGCGAACTTCAAGTATGA
- a CDS encoding response regulator transcription factor encodes MLSILVVDDQREEREGIEFLIHELGFPLHVVTAENGRKALDYLEHKSVDILFTDVRMPLMDGLQLSKKALSLQSSLKVILFSGFAEFEYAKTAISLGVSDYLLKPINVEAFQNTMQKVMDQLMDQKQENAASQIKQGYVKKHVLFNLVNGLGMPSSMKDVSFGLPDHYHGMVLMEFEKNFFENAEPDFEEFILSLLEGQIDYLNLNDCQSLLLFSQRQSWSFSSSHELGMHIRDSILKKYKVNCYLAIYDEITMLPDLSTALIQLDQLMEYRFFSPDYFVFDVKKDFYFADDRLPELSDNDLLDKIRSDLMDRDFFSLRANTDLLYQKYAKQLQFSQLYVKYMFSSLYQEIMTYSAPIPEIELCRGIEKLYKSEELKEIKEIIFEGIARLEQEYSSSEFLNRDIASVKQYIGDHYGEDLSLDLLAAKVHLSPHYLSSIFKKNTGNGLNKYIKNVRMKIAKDLLMQTHLKVSDICYKVGFQNVSYFCQNFRDFFGHTPEKFRQLNQKLNLGEK; translated from the coding sequence ATGTTAAGCATATTAGTAGTAGATGACCAAAGGGAAGAACGGGAGGGTATTGAATTTCTCATTCATGAACTGGGGTTTCCCCTCCATGTCGTAACGGCGGAAAACGGACGAAAGGCTCTCGATTATTTAGAGCATAAGTCTGTAGATATCCTCTTTACTGATGTTAGAATGCCATTAATGGATGGACTGCAGCTTTCAAAAAAAGCTTTAAGCCTTCAATCCAGCTTGAAAGTTATTCTGTTCAGCGGCTTCGCCGAATTTGAATATGCAAAAACGGCCATCTCCCTCGGTGTTTCTGATTATCTCCTCAAACCGATCAATGTTGAAGCCTTTCAAAATACCATGCAAAAAGTAATGGATCAGTTAATGGACCAAAAACAGGAAAATGCAGCTTCGCAAATTAAACAAGGTTATGTTAAGAAACATGTGCTTTTTAATCTGGTCAACGGCTTGGGAATGCCGTCCTCTATGAAGGATGTTTCGTTCGGTCTACCCGATCATTATCATGGAATGGTTTTGATGGAATTTGAAAAGAATTTTTTTGAGAATGCCGAACCGGATTTCGAGGAATTTATCTTGTCTTTGTTAGAGGGGCAGATTGATTACTTAAATCTAAATGATTGTCAAAGTCTGCTGCTGTTTTCCCAGCGCCAATCATGGTCTTTCTCTTCATCCCATGAATTAGGCATGCATATACGAGACAGCATACTAAAGAAATATAAAGTAAATTGCTACCTTGCTATTTATGATGAAATCACCATGTTACCGGATCTTTCAACAGCTCTGATTCAATTAGATCAACTGATGGAATACCGGTTCTTCTCACCGGATTATTTTGTATTTGATGTCAAAAAAGATTTTTATTTTGCTGATGATAGGCTCCCCGAACTATCAGATAATGATTTATTAGACAAAATCAGAAGTGATTTGATGGATAGAGATTTTTTTAGTCTTAGAGCCAATACAGATTTATTGTATCAAAAATATGCGAAGCAGCTTCAATTTTCACAATTATATGTCAAGTATATGTTCTCCTCTTTGTATCAGGAAATTATGACTTATTCAGCACCTATCCCTGAAATAGAGCTCTGCCGGGGAATCGAAAAACTATACAAATCAGAAGAATTAAAGGAAATAAAAGAAATCATATTTGAAGGAATTGCCCGTCTTGAACAAGAGTACAGCAGTTCGGAATTTTTAAACCGGGATATTGCCTCTGTAAAGCAGTACATCGGGGATCATTATGGCGAGGATTTGAGTTTGGATCTTCTTGCTGCAAAGGTACATTTGTCTCCCCATTATTTAAGTTCAATTTTCAAAAAGAATACGGGAAACGGATTAAACAAGTATATTAAAAATGTTCGTATGAAAATAGCGAAAGACTTGCTGATGCAGACACATCTAAAAGTATCGGACATTTGCTATAAAGTGGGATTTCAAAACGTTTCTTATTTTTGCCAAAATTTCAGAGATTTTTTCGGGCATACTCCTGAGAAATTCAGACAGTTGAATCAGAAACTCAACTTGGGAGAGAAATAG